A region of Prosthecodimorpha staleyi DNA encodes the following proteins:
- a CDS encoding ABC transporter permease has protein sequence MPKDTSLTARIWAFAVWSVVILFLINLAGLIGSVVTSSFATRWLGTWLPAGFTTKWYFSAWDEFQLGDVLTVTFQVVFAVVFLSGLIGVPTAYAMARREFPGKRLVMVLFLLPILVPPVTFGIPLATVLYQVGLGGTLTGVILANLVPTVPFVILVMIPFIEQIDPRLEAAARVFGAGTFGVFRHVLVPILTPGILAALLLVLVRTIAMFELTFLTAGPGSQTLVVALYYSVFAAGVRAVQSIDAMAVIYMLTTLVWLLIALRFVNPTQIVARAKRDAH, from the coding sequence ATGCCGAAGGACACCTCGCTCACGGCACGGATCTGGGCCTTCGCGGTCTGGTCGGTGGTGATCCTGTTCCTGATCAACCTCGCCGGCCTGATCGGCTCGGTGGTGACCAGCTCCTTCGCCACGCGCTGGCTCGGCACCTGGCTGCCGGCCGGCTTCACCACCAAGTGGTACTTCTCCGCCTGGGACGAGTTCCAGCTCGGCGACGTGCTGACCGTCACCTTCCAGGTGGTGTTTGCGGTCGTGTTCCTGTCCGGCCTGATCGGCGTGCCGACCGCCTACGCCATGGCGCGGCGCGAATTCCCCGGCAAGCGGCTGGTCATGGTGCTGTTCCTGCTGCCGATCCTGGTGCCGCCGGTGACCTTCGGCATCCCGCTCGCGACCGTGCTCTACCAGGTCGGGCTCGGCGGCACGCTGACCGGCGTGATCCTCGCCAATCTGGTGCCGACCGTGCCCTTCGTGATCCTGGTCATGATCCCGTTCATCGAGCAGATCGATCCGCGCCTGGAGGCCGCCGCCCGGGTCTTCGGCGCCGGCACCTTCGGGGTGTTCCGCCATGTCCTGGTGCCGATCCTGACCCCCGGCATCCTGGCGGCGCTGCTGCTCGTGCTGGTGCGCACCATCGCGATGTTCGAACTGACCTTCCTGACCGCAGGACCCGGCAGCCAGACGCTGGTCGTGGCGCTCTACTATTCGGTCTTCGCCGCCGGCGTCCGCGCCGTGCAGTCGATCGACGCGATGGCGGTGATCTACATGCTGACCACGCTGGTCTGGCTCCTGATCGCGCTGCGCTTCGTCAACCCGACCCAGATCGTCGCGCGGGCCAAGCGCGACGCGCATTGA
- a CDS encoding sensor histidine kinase, whose amino-acid sequence MPGRLGFVGRLVLILLALMLTFAALAVAVSYTARERRAANAERFPIPAQVAAIVALVEGEPKVDPELLARAAGSEAFSVAITSAAPAPVPADQRMPTVEWLVGQYLETLPDRAVVAHRPAPPVDGTLARLADRLDLTGRTPIAIAIELVDGRWASFELRGNAVRRVFGVPAGFWIGVLGFLFAAAAFWAILREARPLAELAASAEDFSTRGEPSRVSPRGAPDIRRLIDVSNAMQTRIAALIKGRSMLIGAIGHDLKTYITRLRLRIEAIEADEQRERAARDLDDMTAMIDEALALARGTGAPDRREPVDLADLLDHAVAGRPLAAIERAPLPAGPAVRVAGDPVALARVVGNLLDNAGRYAARCRVTLAREGTSVSVAVEDDGSGIPDAEREAVFEPFYRLERSRNRATGGTGLGLAIARQIIEAHGGTITLDRSPALGGARFIVRLPAA is encoded by the coding sequence ATGCCGGGCCGCCTCGGCTTCGTCGGCCGGCTCGTGCTGATCCTGCTGGCGCTCATGCTCACCTTCGCGGCCCTGGCCGTGGCGGTCTCGTATACGGCGCGCGAGCGGCGCGCAGCCAACGCCGAGCGTTTCCCGATACCGGCCCAGGTCGCCGCCATCGTGGCGCTGGTCGAAGGCGAACCGAAGGTCGACCCGGAGCTCCTGGCCCGCGCCGCCGGGTCCGAGGCCTTCTCGGTCGCAATCACATCCGCCGCTCCGGCCCCGGTCCCGGCCGACCAGCGCATGCCGACGGTCGAATGGCTGGTCGGCCAGTATCTCGAGACCCTGCCCGACCGCGCGGTCGTCGCCCATCGGCCGGCACCGCCGGTGGACGGCACACTGGCGCGGCTGGCCGACCGTCTCGACCTGACCGGCCGCACCCCGATCGCCATCGCGATCGAACTGGTCGACGGCCGCTGGGCCTCGTTCGAATTGCGCGGCAATGCTGTCCGGCGCGTCTTCGGCGTGCCGGCCGGCTTCTGGATCGGCGTGCTGGGCTTCCTGTTCGCCGCCGCCGCGTTCTGGGCGATCCTGCGCGAAGCCCGGCCGCTGGCCGAACTGGCCGCATCGGCCGAGGATTTCTCGACCCGCGGCGAGCCGTCGCGCGTCTCCCCGCGCGGTGCGCCGGACATCCGCCGGCTGATCGACGTGTCCAACGCCATGCAGACCCGCATCGCGGCCCTGATCAAGGGCCGCAGCATGCTGATCGGCGCGATCGGCCACGACCTGAAGACCTACATCACGCGGCTCCGGCTGCGCATCGAGGCGATCGAGGCCGACGAGCAGCGCGAACGCGCCGCGCGCGATCTCGACGACATGACGGCGATGATCGACGAAGCCCTGGCGCTCGCTCGCGGTACCGGCGCGCCGGATCGACGCGAGCCGGTCGATCTCGCCGACCTGCTCGATCATGCCGTTGCCGGCCGCCCGCTCGCCGCGATCGAGCGGGCGCCCCTGCCCGCCGGCCCGGCGGTCCGCGTCGCCGGCGATCCGGTCGCGCTCGCACGCGTGGTCGGCAATCTGCTCGACAATGCCGGACGCTACGCCGCCCGCTGCCGCGTGACATTGGCGCGCGAGGGCACCTCTGTCTCTGTGGCGGTCGAGGATGACGGTTCCGGCATTCCGGACGCGGAGCGCGAGGCGGTGTTCGAGCCCTTCTACCGGCTCGAGCGCTCGCGCAACCGGGCGACCGGCGGCACCGGCCTCGGCCTTGCCATCGCACGCCAGATCATCGAGGCCCATGGCGGCACGATCACGCTCGACCGCAGCCCGGCGCTCGGCGGCGCCCGCTTCATCGTCCGCCTGCCGGCCGCCTGA
- a CDS encoding ABC transporter substrate-binding protein yields MNSDRMDRRQILKASAGLAAFAAAGIRPAFAAPTKPAAPVVLNIMDVAGNLALTQKSIENYRKAKPDWVSRVVFGKAPAPELPGKIKAQQDANRVDIDLVLTGTDVLSAGIDQKLWIDLVPAQQANLPDLKAIYQEPAFRMQSLAQGQGVVVTYYPSGPLLEYMPERVKAVPKTAEDLLAWAKANKGRFMYARPANSGPGRTFLMGLPYLLGDKDPKDPVGGWDKTWAYLKELGETIETYPAGTTPTMKALGEGSVDMIVSTTGWDINPRVLGVVPKNAEIAALKGFRWVADAHYMCVPKGVSPEKLNVVLDLMNFLLTKEQQAYTYDEGYFYPGPAVAGVTLDMAPADSQAAIKEFGRAAYADLIANNPIELPLLPDKMVLAFRRWDEEIGSRKK; encoded by the coding sequence ATGAATTCCGATCGTATGGACCGGCGCCAGATCCTGAAGGCGTCGGCCGGTCTTGCCGCATTTGCGGCCGCCGGCATCCGCCCGGCCTTCGCCGCACCGACCAAGCCGGCCGCGCCGGTCGTGCTCAACATCATGGACGTCGCCGGCAATCTGGCGCTGACCCAGAAGTCGATCGAGAACTACCGCAAGGCCAAGCCCGACTGGGTCTCGCGCGTGGTCTTCGGCAAGGCGCCGGCGCCCGAACTGCCCGGCAAGATCAAGGCCCAGCAGGACGCCAACCGGGTCGACATCGACCTCGTCCTGACCGGCACCGACGTACTCTCCGCTGGCATCGACCAGAAGCTGTGGATCGATCTGGTCCCGGCCCAGCAGGCCAACCTGCCCGACCTGAAGGCGATCTATCAGGAGCCGGCCTTCCGCATGCAGAGCTTGGCGCAGGGCCAGGGCGTGGTCGTCACCTACTATCCGTCCGGCCCACTGCTCGAATACATGCCCGAGCGCGTCAAGGCGGTGCCGAAGACCGCAGAGGACCTGCTCGCCTGGGCCAAGGCCAACAAGGGCCGCTTCATGTATGCCCGCCCGGCCAATTCAGGCCCGGGCCGCACCTTCCTGATGGGCCTGCCCTACCTGCTCGGCGACAAGGACCCGAAGGATCCGGTCGGCGGCTGGGACAAGACCTGGGCCTATCTGAAGGAGCTCGGCGAGACCATCGAGACCTATCCGGCCGGCACGACACCGACCATGAAGGCGCTCGGCGAGGGCTCGGTCGACATGATCGTGTCGACGACCGGCTGGGACATCAATCCGCGCGTGCTCGGCGTGGTGCCGAAGAACGCCGAGATCGCCGCACTGAAGGGCTTCCGCTGGGTCGCCGACGCGCACTACATGTGCGTGCCGAAGGGCGTCTCGCCCGAGAAGCTCAACGTGGTGCTCGACCTGATGAACTTCCTGCTCACCAAGGAGCAGCAGGCCTATACCTACGACGAGGGCTACTTCTATCCCGGCCCGGCGGTGGCCGGCGTGACCCTCGACATGGCGCCCGCCGACAGCCAGGCGGCGATCAAGGAATTCGGCCGCGCCGCCTATGCGGACTTGATCGCCAACAACCCGATCGAGCTGCCGCTGTTGCCCGACAAGATGGTCCTGGCCTTCCGTCGCTGGGACGAGGAAATCGGCTCCCGCAAGAAGTGA
- a CDS encoding GntR family transcriptional regulator, giving the protein MDPTLSLREPIAPQLVAKLRHAIVEMTLRPGEALSEKDIASRFGVSRQPVREAFIKLADAGLLQILPNRGTFVVKISVREVANARFVREAVEVAIARSAAAMAAPADIAGLERIMAEQRDTAGREDIAGFKVADIAFHRAISDIVGCDYAWRIVEGARAQTDRMRILSLPDATPMGLLVEQHQAILDAIAAAQPEAAEATMRRHLREILVATARLAERHPDLFEDTDLPRHTALIAPTAI; this is encoded by the coding sequence ATGGACCCGACCCTCAGCCTGCGCGAGCCGATCGCCCCGCAACTGGTCGCCAAGCTGCGCCACGCCATCGTGGAGATGACCCTGCGGCCCGGCGAGGCGCTGTCCGAGAAGGACATCGCCAGCCGCTTCGGGGTCAGCCGCCAGCCGGTGCGCGAGGCCTTCATCAAGCTCGCAGACGCCGGGCTCCTGCAGATCCTGCCCAACCGAGGCACCTTCGTGGTCAAGATCTCGGTGCGCGAGGTCGCCAATGCGCGCTTCGTGCGCGAGGCCGTGGAGGTCGCCATCGCCCGCAGCGCCGCCGCGATGGCCGCCCCGGCCGACATCGCCGGGCTCGAACGGATCATGGCCGAGCAGCGCGACACCGCCGGTCGCGAAGACATCGCCGGGTTCAAGGTGGCCGACATCGCCTTCCACCGCGCCATCTCGGATATCGTCGGCTGTGACTATGCCTGGCGGATCGTGGAGGGCGCGCGCGCCCAGACCGACCGGATGCGCATCCTCAGCCTGCCGGACGCCACCCCGATGGGCCTGCTCGTCGAGCAGCATCAGGCGATCCTCGACGCCATCGCGGCCGCCCAGCCGGAAGCCGCCGAGGCGACCATGCGCCGGCACCTGCGCGAGATCCTGGTCGCGACCGCCCGCCTCGCCGAGCGTCATCCCGATCTTTTCGAGGATACCGACCTGCCCCGCCACACGGCCCTGATCGCGCCGACTGCGATTTGA
- a CDS encoding ABC transporter ATP-binding protein: MSTPVFQELRLEAIRREFGGFNALKGVSLTIRRGEFIALLGPSGCGKTTALNCIAGLLALSGGRIMLDDRRIDTLRPEQRGFGMVFQNYALFPHMTIAKNIGFGLRMRGTPADEMARRIAAAVQLVRLQGQEAKLPGQLSGGQQQRVAIARAIVIEPPLVLMDEPLSNLDAKLRLEMRQEIRRIHSSLGSTTIYVTHDQEEALSLADRIVVLREGEIRQVGTPEELYARPTDLGVADFMGYRNRVAGRLVGEAGGFVRVAIDGGELEGQLQGPAPKDGRVVVALRPADLRAGTTGSVDAKVTAIEYRGHEFVGLAAVASGAELHFSADERLAAGAAVRLSGARERTLVFAETAA; this comes from the coding sequence ATGTCCACGCCCGTCTTCCAGGAACTCCGGCTCGAAGCCATCCGGCGCGAGTTCGGCGGCTTCAACGCCCTCAAGGGCGTGTCGCTCACCATCCGGCGCGGCGAGTTCATCGCGCTGCTTGGGCCCTCCGGCTGCGGCAAGACGACGGCGCTCAACTGCATCGCCGGCCTGCTCGCCCTCTCGGGCGGCCGGATCATGCTCGACGACCGGCGCATCGACACGCTGAGGCCCGAGCAGCGCGGCTTCGGCATGGTGTTCCAGAACTATGCGCTGTTCCCGCATATGACGATCGCCAAGAATATCGGCTTCGGCCTCAGGATGCGCGGCACGCCGGCCGACGAGATGGCGCGGCGCATCGCCGCCGCCGTGCAGCTCGTCCGCCTGCAGGGCCAGGAGGCGAAGCTGCCCGGCCAATTGTCCGGCGGCCAGCAGCAGCGCGTCGCCATCGCGCGTGCCATCGTGATCGAGCCGCCCCTGGTGCTGATGGACGAGCCCTTGTCCAATCTCGACGCCAAGCTGCGCCTGGAGATGCGCCAGGAAATCCGCCGCATCCATTCGAGCCTCGGCTCGACCACCATCTACGTGACCCACGACCAGGAGGAGGCGCTCTCGCTCGCCGACCGCATCGTGGTGCTGCGCGAGGGCGAGATCCGCCAGGTCGGCACGCCGGAGGAGCTCTACGCCCGCCCGACCGATCTCGGCGTCGCCGACTTCATGGGCTACCGCAACCGCGTCGCCGGCCGCCTCGTCGGCGAGGCCGGGGGCTTCGTCCGGGTCGCCATCGACGGCGGCGAGCTGGAAGGCCAGTTGCAGGGGCCGGCTCCGAAGGACGGCCGCGTCGTGGTCGCGCTGCGGCCCGCGGACTTGCGGGCCGGTACGACCGGCTCGGTCGACGCCAAGGTCACGGCGATCGAATATCGCGGCCACGAATTCGTCGGCCTCGCCGCCGTGGCGTCCGGCGCGGAGCTGCATTTCAGCGCCGACGAACGCCTTGCGGCCGGTGCGGCCGTGCGTCTGTCGGGCGCGCGCGAACGCACGCTCGTCTTCGCGGAGACCGCCGCATGA
- a CDS encoding ABC transporter permease, with amino-acid sequence MSAETPSLGARLSARGLDGTTLLVLPGVIFVVALFIYPFLYGLWLSFHPKAGPALANYAKFFSDPFLYGTIWTTMKLALPVTLINLLIALPIAFRVRLLRRQRLLTTLLILPITLGTVLVAEGMLFYLGPQGWLNRVLMLAGLISSPVKLVNNYWGVFISLVITGFPFTFLLTLSYVTGIDPSLEQAAATLGANARNRFREVFLPLLLPGLAITFCLSFVQAYSVLPSAVLVGDPSSATRVISIAAYQAATEEYDYAMASAIAMIMGLTQLGVVALVLGLRSLLYRGPVAAAKG; translated from the coding sequence ATGAGTGCCGAAACGCCCTCGCTCGGCGCCCGGCTCTCCGCCCGCGGCCTCGACGGCACCACGCTCCTGGTCCTGCCCGGCGTGATCTTCGTGGTGGCGCTGTTCATCTACCCGTTCCTGTACGGGCTGTGGCTGTCGTTCCACCCGAAGGCCGGCCCGGCGCTGGCCAACTATGCGAAATTCTTCTCCGATCCGTTCCTCTACGGGACGATCTGGACGACCATGAAGCTGGCCCTGCCGGTGACGCTGATCAACCTGCTGATCGCGCTGCCGATCGCCTTCCGGGTCCGCCTGCTGCGCCGGCAGCGGCTGCTGACCACGCTCCTGATCCTGCCGATCACGCTCGGCACGGTGCTGGTCGCCGAGGGCATGCTCTTCTATCTGGGCCCGCAGGGCTGGCTCAATCGCGTGCTGATGCTGGCCGGCCTGATCTCCAGCCCGGTCAAACTGGTCAACAACTACTGGGGCGTGTTCATCAGCCTGGTGATCACCGGCTTCCCGTTCACCTTCCTGCTGACGCTCTCCTACGTGACCGGCATCGACCCGTCGCTGGAGCAGGCCGCGGCGACGCTCGGCGCCAACGCACGCAACCGCTTCCGCGAGGTGTTCCTGCCGCTCCTGCTGCCCGGGCTCGCCATCACCTTCTGCCTGTCCTTCGTACAGGCCTATTCGGTGCTGCCGTCGGCGGTGCTGGTCGGCGACCCGTCGAGCGCGACGCGCGTGATCTCGATCGCCGCCTACCAGGCGGCCACGGAGGAATACGACTACGCCATGGCGTCGGCCATCGCGATGATCATGGGCCTGACCCAGCTCGGCGTGGTCGCGCTGGTGCTCGGCCTCCGATCGCTCCTCTATCGCGGCCCCGTCGCCGCCGCCAAGGGCTGA
- a CDS encoding transporter substrate-binding domain-containing protein: MAVAQAPGQPARPGAQPVDTGPAKPLAPTLKPSRPAGSAQLPNLWDPKRRPEKPTGDLGTIRFLTSGDFPPFNYLDSGGRLTGFNVDLARAICAELTAACTIQMRPFDDLVTAIGERRGDAIVAGLNIGSDLRAKLETTDAYLTMPGRFVAPKGTALTTTPEGLELRWISVVSGSAHEAFVLDSFPKSRVVAYPNEAAARDALRDGTVDVHFGDAVGLSFWLLGEASHNCCEFRGAPYLESNYFGDGLRISVTKGNKRLKQAFDYALHRLSEDGTIAELYFRYFPLGYY, from the coding sequence GTGGCGGTGGCTCAGGCGCCGGGCCAGCCGGCTAGGCCCGGCGCACAGCCGGTCGATACCGGGCCGGCCAAGCCGCTCGCCCCGACGCTGAAGCCGTCGCGCCCGGCCGGATCGGCGCAGTTGCCCAATCTGTGGGACCCGAAGCGCCGCCCGGAGAAGCCGACCGGCGATCTCGGCACGATCCGCTTCCTCACCTCCGGCGACTTTCCGCCCTTCAACTACCTGGATTCAGGCGGCCGCTTGACCGGTTTCAACGTCGACCTCGCCCGCGCCATCTGCGCCGAACTGACCGCCGCCTGCACCATCCAGATGCGCCCCTTCGACGACCTGGTGACGGCGATCGGCGAGCGGCGCGGCGACGCCATCGTGGCGGGACTGAACATCGGGTCGGATCTGCGGGCGAAACTGGAGACCACGGACGCCTATCTGACCATGCCCGGGCGTTTCGTGGCGCCGAAGGGCACAGCCCTCACGACGACGCCGGAAGGCCTCGAACTGCGCTGGATCTCCGTGGTCTCGGGATCCGCCCACGAGGCCTTCGTGCTCGACAGCTTCCCGAAGTCGCGCGTGGTCGCCTATCCGAACGAGGCGGCGGCGCGCGATGCCTTGCGCGACGGCACCGTCGACGTGCATTTCGGCGATGCGGTCGGCCTGAGCTTCTGGCTGCTCGGCGAGGCAAGCCACAATTGCTGCGAATTCCGCGGTGCCCCCTATCTGGAAAGCAACTATTTCGGCGACGGCCTCAGGATCTCGGTGACCAAGGGCAACAAGCGCCTGAAGCAGGCCTTCGACTACGCCCTGCACCGGCTTTCCGAGGACGGCACCATCGCCGAGCTCTATTTCCGCTATTTCCCGCTCGGCTACTACTGA
- a CDS encoding ADP-ribosylglycohydrolase family protein, whose translation MSPASAPPFVRPSPGCGRIGVSDCPGRRAPDDVTSGLDADLDAIAAWGAAAVVSLTSAAALEALGLAGFGAGVEARNMDWLPLPVAESGIPDARFETAWATVGEGLRARLRDGADILVHSLGTANHPATVAARLMVELGTAPGPAVAAVGAARPDATPTTAQVAHVAGTAPADEPVPDRGLDARRNRAVGALLGLAVGDAVGTTLEFKRRDDRAPRLTDMVGGGPFGLKPGEWTDDTAMALALAESLRAHPTLDERDLMNRFVNWYRHGAHSCTGTCFDIGNTVRGALDRFGRTGNPVAGETHAHAAGNGSLMRLAPVAVRHWHDRERRRDVAARQSRTTHGAAEAVDACVVYADLLAEAIAGRPRSAVMRPRSEPYAGRIGPIAAGSWRGKPRAQVRGSGYVADALEAALWCVGRTADFRGAVLMAANLREDADTTAAIAGQLAGALYGAAGIPPAWRAAVAWGKTIESLAADLFDAGATEAPGPV comes from the coding sequence ATGAGCCCAGCCTCCGCCCCGCCTTTCGTGCGCCCCTCGCCCGGCTGCGGCCGGATCGGCGTTTCGGATTGCCCCGGACGCCGCGCGCCGGACGACGTGACAAGCGGCCTCGATGCCGACCTCGATGCCATCGCCGCTTGGGGCGCCGCAGCCGTGGTCAGCCTCACGTCGGCTGCCGCGTTGGAGGCGCTCGGCCTGGCGGGGTTCGGCGCCGGTGTCGAGGCCCGAAACATGGACTGGCTGCCCTTACCGGTTGCCGAGTCCGGCATCCCGGATGCCCGCTTCGAAACCGCCTGGGCGACGGTCGGCGAAGGTCTGCGGGCGCGGTTGCGGGACGGTGCGGATATCCTGGTTCATAGTCTCGGCACCGCGAACCATCCGGCCACCGTTGCCGCGCGGCTGATGGTCGAACTGGGCACAGCGCCGGGGCCGGCGGTTGCAGCGGTGGGCGCGGCGCGGCCGGACGCGACACCGACGACGGCGCAGGTCGCCCATGTCGCCGGGACCGCCCCGGCCGACGAGCCGGTGCCGGATCGCGGCCTGGATGCCCGGCGCAACCGCGCCGTCGGCGCCCTGCTCGGGCTGGCGGTCGGCGATGCGGTCGGCACCACGCTGGAATTCAAGCGCCGCGACGACCGGGCGCCACGGCTGACCGACATGGTCGGCGGCGGGCCATTCGGCCTGAAGCCGGGCGAATGGACCGACGACACCGCCATGGCGCTGGCCCTCGCCGAAAGCCTGAGAGCCCACCCGACCCTCGACGAGCGCGACCTGATGAACCGCTTCGTCAACTGGTACCGGCACGGCGCCCATTCCTGCACCGGCACCTGTTTCGACATCGGCAATACGGTGCGCGGCGCGCTCGACCGCTTCGGCCGGACCGGCAACCCGGTCGCCGGCGAGACCCATGCCCATGCCGCCGGCAACGGCAGCCTGATGCGGCTCGCGCCGGTCGCCGTCCGGCACTGGCACGACCGGGAGCGCCGGCGCGACGTGGCCGCCCGCCAGAGCCGGACCACCCATGGTGCCGCCGAGGCGGTCGATGCCTGCGTGGTCTATGCCGATCTCCTCGCCGAGGCGATCGCCGGCAGGCCGCGCTCCGCCGTGATGCGGCCGCGGAGCGAGCCCTATGCGGGCAGGATCGGCCCGATCGCCGCCGGCAGCTGGCGCGGCAAGCCGCGGGCGCAAGTGCGCGGCTCAGGCTATGTCGCCGACGCGCTCGAAGCCGCGCTCTGGTGCGTCGGGCGGACGGCGGATTTCCGCGGCGCGGTCCTGATGGCCGCCAACCTGCGCGAGGATGCCGACACCACCGCGGCGATCGCCGGCCAGCTCGCCGGAGCGCTTTACGGCGCCGCCGGGATTCCGCCCGCCTGGCGCGCGGCGGTCGCCTGGGGAAAGACGATCGAATCCCTGGCCGCGGACCTGTTCGACGCCGGCGCAACCGAGGCTCCGGGGCCCGTCTGA
- a CDS encoding glycosyltransferase family 2 protein, giving the protein MFIGEPRFAPSPPSFGETGPSGRAPHAGRTWSEAQASVPERTVFEHDLLVDLGYPSGLIARAAADGRGDGRGAAGQLIAVGRLDAERWCRAVSVRLDLPWAGDVAAERLTAGAVPPSANILRQARAAWIEADGEGRLLLAPVGPDLDLLVWLVRSDPDHRGRLLLTTPDRLRQALIARHGPALLRRAVDGLAASRPDCSARRIGPGALAAVLALTGLIVALPVAAAFGAGAPMLAGAELAFMALGLLRLSAALAPGALPPPPPPREDRLPRYAVLVPLYREAGEVPRLFAALEALRYPRHLLQVLVLVEADDGPTCAAVAAHLPGTGFAMVTVPPVAPRTKPKALGYGLALADADLVTVYDAEDRPDPDQLLAAAAAFAAGPPDLVCVQAALAIDHAPASRPWIARQFALEYAALFGGLLPHLAAGGRFFPLGGTSNHFRRAALEAAGGWDPHNVTEDADIAVRLVRDGGRLGVIASSTREEAPLTIAAWHGQRSRWLKGWLQTLAVHNRHPLRLLADLGPTDFLLFQLTMAGQFLSALIYPLSLGTLAFDALFRGQLLADRSFGGDLVLSACLIALALGMIGPVALAARVSRGAWSPARLFDLATMPVYWLLLWPAAVTALFELVVAPSRWTKTRHGLAERDLPLAEQPTGRLSLDPRAGVAQG; this is encoded by the coding sequence GTGTTCATCGGAGAGCCACGCTTCGCCCCGTCGCCGCCCTCGTTCGGCGAGACCGGCCCGTCCGGCCGCGCACCGCATGCCGGTCGCACCTGGAGCGAGGCGCAGGCCTCCGTGCCGGAGCGGACGGTCTTCGAACACGACCTGCTGGTCGACCTCGGCTATCCGTCCGGACTGATCGCCCGCGCCGCCGCCGACGGTCGCGGCGACGGCCGGGGGGCGGCGGGCCAGCTGATCGCGGTCGGCCGGCTCGATGCCGAACGATGGTGCCGCGCCGTGTCGGTGCGCCTGGACCTGCCATGGGCCGGCGACGTGGCGGCCGAGCGACTGACCGCCGGCGCGGTGCCACCCTCGGCCAACATCCTTCGTCAGGCCCGCGCCGCCTGGATCGAGGCGGACGGGGAGGGGCGCCTCCTGCTCGCGCCGGTCGGCCCCGACCTCGATCTGCTGGTCTGGCTGGTCCGTTCGGATCCGGACCATCGCGGCCGCCTGTTGCTGACAACGCCGGACCGCCTGCGGCAGGCGCTGATCGCCCGCCACGGTCCGGCCTTGCTGCGCCGCGCTGTGGACGGACTGGCGGCAAGCCGCCCGGATTGCTCGGCCCGCCGGATCGGGCCCGGCGCCCTTGCGGCCGTGCTGGCGCTGACGGGCCTGATCGTCGCGCTGCCGGTCGCGGCGGCGTTCGGAGCCGGCGCGCCGATGCTGGCCGGGGCGGAACTGGCCTTCATGGCCCTCGGGCTGCTGCGTCTGTCGGCGGCGCTGGCGCCCGGTGCTCTCCCGCCGCCCCCGCCGCCGCGTGAGGACCGGCTGCCACGCTATGCCGTCCTGGTGCCGCTCTATCGCGAGGCCGGTGAGGTGCCTCGGTTGTTCGCGGCCCTCGAGGCGTTGCGCTATCCGCGTCATCTGCTGCAGGTGCTGGTGCTGGTCGAGGCCGACGACGGCCCGACCTGCGCGGCGGTCGCCGCGCATCTGCCCGGCACCGGCTTCGCCATGGTGACCGTGCCGCCGGTCGCGCCGCGGACCAAGCCGAAGGCGCTCGGCTACGGTCTCGCGCTGGCGGATGCCGATCTCGTCACCGTCTACGATGCCGAGGACCGGCCCGACCCGGACCAGTTGCTCGCCGCCGCGGCGGCCTTCGCGGCCGGACCGCCGGACCTCGTCTGCGTCCAAGCGGCGCTGGCGATCGATCATGCGCCCGCCTCCCGGCCCTGGATCGCGCGTCAGTTCGCGCTCGAATATGCCGCCCTGTTCGGCGGCCTGCTGCCGCATCTCGCCGCCGGCGGACGGTTCTTCCCGCTCGGCGGCACCTCCAACCATTTCCGGCGTGCGGCGCTGGAAGCGGCCGGCGGCTGGGACCCACACAATGTGACCGAGGATGCCGACATCGCCGTCCGCCTCGTCCGCGACGGCGGCCGCCTCGGCGTCATCGCCTCGTCCACCCGCGAGGAGGCGCCGCTGACGATTGCCGCCTGGCACGGCCAGCGCAGCCGCTGGCTGAAAGGCTGGCTGCAGACGCTGGCGGTGCATAACCGGCATCCGCTGCGCCTGCTTGCCGATCTCGGTCCGACCGACTTCCTGCTGTTCCAACTGACCATGGCCGGTCAGTTCCTGTCGGCGCTGATCTATCCGTTGAGCCTTGGCACTCTGGCGTTCGATGCCCTGTTCCGCGGCCAGCTGCTGGCGGATCGCAGCTTCGGCGGCGATCTGGTGCTGTCCGCCTGCCTCATCGCGCTCGCCCTCGGCATGATCGGTCCGGTCGCGCTGGCGGCGCGGGTCTCGCGCGGCGCCTGGTCGCCCGCGCGCCTGTTCGATCTCGCCACCATGCCGGTCTACTGGCTGTTGCTCTGGCCGGCGGCGGTGACCGCCCTGTTCGAACTGGTCGTCGCACCGTCGCGGTGGACGAAGACCCGCCATGGCCTCGCCGAACGCGACTTGCCTCTTGCGGAGCAACCGACCGGGAGGCTATCTCTAGACCCAAGGGCGGGTGTAGCTCAGGGGTAG